The following proteins are encoded in a genomic region of Struthio camelus isolate bStrCam1 chromosome 3, bStrCam1.hap1, whole genome shotgun sequence:
- the TRERF1 gene encoding transcriptional-regulating factor 1 isoform X3 yields the protein MGDQQLYKTNHTANNNENLYYQQHHMNSLPSLNHSYGTSVMDAPQASPLSPQFPQDSRDSIALPVGSKSLGSMDTSRQTSWTHSVSGNHVSVRNNLNSQNAMWSPLGQGESHDGYQYSYSQSGESRSQKITSGVLHKLDSFTQVFANQNLRIQVNNMAQVLHTESSMVDNSGDSALRQLLSQKPAVEQQPVTSSVQRYQPVPQQTHQNFASTQQKQQMQVMQHQQLYYDYQQHLSQMQIHSAFQQGQPHVQQMQSQQLLPQQMQHLQQTQYYAQSQQGHQRLSLQEIQQQQQQPTRQQHQRQCPMQIAQYYQTQPVMQQLQQQQQQMQLQLPPYHREPDPKTMHEPHQYPQDPSHPVQLIQLGAVPQYCYQDPHEQYRHLYPQSMLQQQEDQQKQYPNESRGQSLNSHVGLTPPETAEDPAQQEVNSVGNAVPHRTLLPLSGVHLNNKSSQQDSPSTMWPQQMHLSDGRLQPLSPEQSGQSRETFPERADAKNKLTCSICLKEFKSLPALNGHMRSHGGVRASPNFKQEISKKPHQSAAKLEENFKPLQDKKKYRHRPEPLFIPPPSFNFSMSHSGATLYQSQLRSPRVLGDHLLDRTHELPPYTPPPMLSPVRQGSGLFSSVITSSHSTSHTQLPLTPLTPTPRVLLCRSNSIDGSVIPVTPGPGEQTVEPRINIGSRFQADIPELQDRLLMEKDMHKATLVWKPWPELENKVFQQRVEDLLNMSCSSVLPGGGTNSEYALHSLFEAKGDVMVALEKLLLRKPVRLKCHPLANYHYAGSDKWTHQERRLFKEALSTYSKDFIFVQKMVKSKTVAQCVEYYYTWKKILRLGRKHRTRLEKKREECLTSGEEEVLEEDEEIEEDRKEEREMQKSPDPPAIPLVGPIDLPALQSLTLSSSSFICEMPNCGAVFSSRQALNGHARIHGGTNQVTKTRCTIPGTKQKSGTQSGYCSIKSSPAHSTTSGETDPTTIFPCKECGKVFFKIKSRNAHMKTHRQQEEQQRQKAQKAAVAAEMAATIARTTGPAGHSVIPLDHMSLVKRVENVGDVEDDVVQELGDVMEENEVMDADLLLEDEDADLLQDDAEL from the exons ATGGGGGACCAGCAATTGTATAAAACCAACCATACTGCCAACAACAATGAGAACTTGTATTACCAACAACACCACATGAACTCCCTTCCATCTCTAAATCATAGTTACGGGACATCTGTTATGGATGCTCCTCAGGCGTCCCCGCTCTCCCCTCAGTTTCCCCAAGATTCAAGAGACAGCATAGCTTTGCCTGTAGGTTCAAAAAGTCTTGGGTCAATGGATACATCTAGACAAACAAGTTGGACGCATTCTGTCTCAGGAAACCATGTCTCAGTAAGAAACAATTTGAATAGTCAAAATGCAATGtggagcccccttgggcaggggGAATCTCATGACGGATACCAATATTCTTATTCTCAATCTGGTGAAAGTCGATCACAAAAAATTACCAGTGGGGTCCTACATAAATTGGACTCCTTTACACAAGTATTTGCTAACCAAAATCTGAGAATTCAAGTCAACAACATGGCTCAGGTTTTGCACACTGAGTCTTCAATGGTGGATAATTCTGGTGATAGTGCGCTTCGGCAGCTGCTGTCTCAGAAGCCAGCAGTTGAGCAACAGCCTGTAACTTCCAGCGTACAGAGATATCAACCAGTGCCACAGCAAACACACCAGAATTTTGCAAGCACACAGCAAAAGCAACAAATGCAAGTCATGCAACACCAACAGTTGTACTATGACTACCAGCAGCATTTATCGCAAATGCAGATACATTCTGCGTTTCAGCAAGGACAGCCGCATGTTCAACAAATGCAGTCCCAGCAGCTCTTACCGCAACAGATGCAGCACTTGCAGCAGACTCAATACTATGCTCAGTCGCAGCAAGGACATCAGCGGCTCTCATTACAAGagatccagcagcagcagcaacagccaaCTCGGCAGCAGCACCAGAGGCAGTGTCCAATGCAAATAGCTCAGTATTATCAAACGCAACCTGTCATGCAGCAgttacagcagcagcaacaacagatgCAATTGCAGCTTCCTCCGTACCACAGGGAACCTGACCCAAAGACTATGCATGAACCACACCAGTACCCTCAGGATCCAAGTCATCCTGTGCAGCTCATCCAGTTGGGAGCAGTGCCTCAGTATTGCTACCAAGATCCCCATGAACAGTATAGGCATTTGTACCCACAGAGTATGCTGCAGCAGCAAGAGGATCAGCAAAAGCAATATCCGAATGAGAGCCGAGGTCAGTCTCTGAACTCTCATGTTGGCCTCACTCCACCAGAGACAGCGGAGGATCCCGCACAGCAGGAGGTTAATTCTGTAGGTAACGCTGTTCCTCATCGAACTCTTCTGCCACTGTCAGGAGTTCATCTGAACAACAAAAGCTCTCAGCAAGACTCTCCCAGCACCATGTGGCCTCAG CAGATGCACCTGTCAGATGGCAGACTGCAGCCGCTGTCCCCAGAACAAAG TGGCCAGAGCAGAGAAACATTTCCTGAGAGAGCTGATGCGAAGAACAAGCTAACATGTTCAATATGCTTGAAGGAGTTTAAGAGTTTGCCTGCTCTAAATGGTCACATGAGGTCACATGGAGGAGTAAGAGCATCTCCTAACTTCAAACAG GAAATTAGCAAAAAACCTCATCAAAGTGCTGCAAAATTAGAGGAAAACTTCAAACCATTGCAGGACAAGAAGAAGTATCGGCATAGACCCGAACCTCTCTTCATAcctcctccttccttcaactTCAGTATGTCCCACTCCGGTGCCACACTGTACCAGAGCCAGCTCCGTTCCCCGCGCGTCCTTGGAGATCATCTGCTAGACCGCACGCACGAGCTCCCCCCTTACACTCCACCACCCATGCTTAGTCCAGTTCGCCAAGGCTCTGGTCTCTTCAGCAGTGTTATCACATCATCTCATAGCACCTCTCATACTCAGCTGCCACTTACTCCGCTGACACCTACTCCACGGGTACTCCTGTGTCGGTCTA ATAGTATTGATGGAAGTGTCATTCCAGTGACGCCTGGCCCCGGAGAACAGACTGTGGAACC ACGAATCAATATCGGCTCTAGGTTCCAGGCTGATATTCCTGAGCTGCAGGACAGATTGCTAATGGAGAAAGATATGCACAAGGCTACTTTGGTTTGGAAACCGTGGCCAGAACTGGAGAATAAAGTCTTCCAGCAGAGAG TGGAAGACCTCTTAAATATGAGCTGTTCCAGTGTATTACCTGGTGGAGGAACTAACTCGGAATACGCTTTGCACTCTCTCTTTGAGGCAAAAGGAGATGTTATG GTTGCTCTTGAGAAGCTGCTGTTGCGGAAGCCAGTGAGATTGAAGTGTCATCCTTTGGCAAATTACCACTACGCTG GCTCTGACAAATGGACGCATCAAGAGAGAAGGCTGTTCAAAGAGGCATTGTCCACCTACAGCAAGGATTTTATATTTGTACAAAAAATG GTTAAGTCTAAGACGGTTGCACAATGTGTGGAATACTACTATACTTGGAAGAAAATCTTGCGTTTGGGACGGAAGCACAGAACGCGtttagagaaaaagagagaggaatgcCTG ACAAGTGGAGAAGAGGAAGTTCTAGAGGAAGATGAGGAGATCGAagaagacagaaaggaagaaagagaaatgcagaaatctCCTGACCCGCCTGCCATCCCTCTTGTTGGACCTATAGATCTGCCTGCCCTTCAGAGTCTCACACTTTCTTCGTCCTCCTTTATCTGTGAAATGCCAAACTGTGGCGCT GTGTTCAGTTCCCGGCAAGCGCTGAATGGCCACGCTCGCATTCATGGAGGTACGAATCAGGTGACAAAAACACGATGTACCATTCCAGGCACTAAGCAGAAATCTGGTACACAGAGCGGATACTGCTCCATCAAGAGTTCACCTGCCCACAGCACAACAAGCGGTGAGACCGACCCAACAACAATTTTTCCTTGTAAGGAGTGTGGCAA ggtgtttttcaaaatcaaaagccGCAATGCTCATATGAAGACTCACAGACAACAAGAAGAACAGCAAAGGCAGAAGGCTCAGAAAGCTGCTGTGGCAGCAGAAATGGCAGCCACTATTGCGAGAACTACTGGGCCAGCTGGGCATAGTGTGATCCCTCTGGATCATATGAGTTTGGTTAAACGTGTTGAAAACGTAGGTGATGTTGAAGATGATGTTGTTCAGGAGTTAGGTGATGTCATGGAAGAGAATGAAGTCATGGATGCTGACCTTCTATTAGAGGATGAAGATGCAGATCTACTGCAGGATGATGCTGAGCTGTAA